Proteins encoded within one genomic window of Episyrphus balteatus chromosome 1, idEpiBalt1.1, whole genome shotgun sequence:
- the LOC129906458 gene encoding uncharacterized protein LOC129906458 — protein sequence MPNLKPTTRIDVIGKLDLSPEKQPGFYIESKQQKKFLIKPPNWDTVGTDSIELLAIQNEREYQSMLKLQQEMLENAKLQGEINAKRVDEIYEMQLKLRKRFAEVNEFMKECEEKKRIAQTKITEEQEKQMEMKTKIEEFKADISILADFRDIMSQTVERFEPYEKVINEVIAKTDAWSSVKDCTDRCDALMLAQKEIAEMEKEKYKDIESKRAEMAKISSEAALKVLGYMNELSQMEKDYNAARADCLKWEKVLADVKDCIAEDELTKKKMFDGIQLMYQDLCKRRGINPFHKKLNIEKQLDFIKDEIEILQKVVAGCRPK from the exons ATGCCAAATCTAAAACCAACAACTAGAATTGATGTTATTGGCAAACTTGACTTGAGTCCCGAAAAACAACCTGGATTCTATATAGAATCTAAACAGCAGAAGAAATTTCTCAT aaaaccTCCTAACTGGGATACTGTGGGAACTGATAGCATTGAACTTCTAGCTATACAGAATGAACGAGAATATCAATCAATGCTTAAACTTCAACAGGAGATGCTTGAAAATGCCAAACTTCAAGGTGAAATTAATGCCAAACGTGTcgacgaaatatacgaaatgcaATTGAAGCTTCGAAAACGTTTTGCAGAAGTAaatgaatttatgaaagaatgcGAAGagaaaaaacgaatagctcaaACCAAAATCACTGAAGAGCAAGAAAAACAAATGGAAATGAAAACTAAAATCGAAGAATTCAAAGCGGACATATCGATTCTAGCTGATTTTCGAGATATAATGTCGCAAACTGTTGAACGATTTGAGCCATATGAAAAAGTCATCAATGAAGTTATTGCAAAAACAGATGCATGGAGTTCGGTGAAAGATTGCACTGATAGGTGTGATGCTTTGA TGCTAGCTCAAAAGGAAATAGCTGAAATggagaaagaaaaatataaagacATCGAATCGAAAAGAGCtgaaatggcgaaaatttccagtGAGGCAGCTTTAAAAGTTTTGGGGTACATGAACGAATTATCTCAAATGGAAAAAGATTACAATGCAGCACGAGCTGATTGTTTGAAATGGGAAAAAGTTTTAGCTGATGTTAAAGATTGTATTGCAGAAGATGAACtaacgaaaaagaaaatgtttgatGGAATTCAACTTATGTATCAAGATCTATGCAAGAGACGAG gtATAAATCCATTTCATAAGAAACTCAATATTGAAAAGCAATTGGATTTTATAAAGGACGAAATTGAAATATTACAGAAAGTGGTAGCGGGATGCAGACCAAAATAG